Within Deltaproteobacteria bacterium, the genomic segment ACGGTTGATCCGTGACATTGACGACGGCGTTCCGGGAACGAGGCCGATCCTCAAGGCCCTCTACAGGCATACCGGGAAGGCCTATGTGGTTGGAATAACGGGCGCTCCCGGCGTGGGCAAAAGCACACTGGCGGATCAAATGATTCATGGGTTGAGAGGGCGTGGAAAAACAGTGGGCGTGCTCGCCGTAGACCCGACCAGCCCGTTCAGCGG encodes:
- a CDS encoding methylmalonyl Co-A mutase-associated GTPase MeaB, producing MVDGIVKKIVGGDVRVAARLIRDIDDGVPGTRPILKALYRHTGKAYVVGITGAPGVGKSTLADQMIHGLRGRGKTVGVLAVDPTSPFSG